The sequence below is a genomic window from Acetivibrio clariflavus DSM 19732.
AATTCATGGATTAAGCAGGTAGAGTATTTTATGTAAACAAAGGGTTTTTAATGCATTAGTTTCTTCTCGAGTGTTGTACCCGGGACACTAATGCTGGAAAACCCTATTTTATTTGTTGCAGAAACATATCAATACAGAAATCTGCATTGATTAATTATCATCAAAATCAATATCAACTATTGCGCCGGTAGCAGCGTTTACTTTTACTTCGTAAACCCCATAGACTACCCTGATTTTTACTTCATAAACCAACATACCATTCTCAGTATCCAGTTCAACTCTGATTACCTGTCCTGGAACTCGTTGCAAAGCTATTTGTACTGCTTGTTGTTGGGTAATTTGGCGATTGTACCAAGGGTTATATGGCATATGGGTATACCCCCTTAATATAAAAAATAGTTTACATAATATAGTATGCAAATATATATAATTTAGTGCTAAAGAATGCCAAGAATATTGACTTGCCGGAAGTTGAGAACATTTATACCATCTATAAGAATTGAACCTCAACATTATCAAAAGTAACATAAAATCAATAAAATTTCACCGATTTGACGGTATTTCCTATAAAAATGCTAAGCATTGGCATATCAATGAATTGCATATGTTTATAAAATAAATCAAACAATAACTTCATGCAATAAACTTTCAAGTTTTTTGGAGATTATAGGAGGAGAAAAGTAGATGTTTAAGCATGAAAAACAATTATTGCATGAAGTTAGAGTAGATGCACCAAATCCCAACTATGCAGCCATGCTGCAGGAGCAATTGGGAGGACCTCAGGGTGAACTAAAAGCAGCTATGCAGTATCTCTCACAAAGTTTACGTATAAAAGATGCTGCCATTAAGGATTTGTTCCTGGATATTGCGGCTGAGGAATTAAGCCATATGGAAATGATAGCTACTACAATAAACCTATTAAATGGACATAACCTGGATGCGCAAAATACTACGGTGGGGAATATCCAGGCGCAGGTGCTTACAGGACTTTCACCCGTGCTTACCAATGCATCGGGACAATATTGGACAGCTGCTTATGTCAATGTAACCGGTGACCTTGCAGCAGACCTTTTATCAAATATTGCTGCAGAACAAAGGGCTAAAGTAGTGTATGAATACCTTTACAGGCAAATAAACGACAAAGGTGTAAGAGAGACAATTGACTTTCTTTTGAACAGAGAGGAAGCTCATAATACTATGTTTAGAGAAGCCTTTAACAGAATACAGGACAGCGGTTCGCAAAAAGATTGGGGTGTTACTCAAGACTCCAAGCTCTACTTTGACCTGTCAACACCGGGTAAATTCTTTGATGTAAGCAATCCTCAGCCACCGAGCTTTAAAAATCCCGATCCAAATGTACAAGATAGCAGTCAGCAACATTAAAAGGAGAATAAATAGCCTGGAATATTTACTTCAGGCTATTTTTTATATAAAAAGTATCATCTAGCACTTTTTTTATATTATTGAGTTTAAGTCGGTATGAGAGCAACTTTCCTGCAAAAAACAGCTTATTGCATAATCAAGCTTTTTTATTAACAAAGATTAGGGACAGAAAATTAAATGTATATACTCTTTGAATTTATATCTTTTCTTGGTGAAATAATAACTCTATAAATCAGATAATAGAGAAACAAAGGAGAGTCTATATGCAGAAAAAACAGACAATGGACGGAAACCAGGCTGCCGCTTATGCAGCCTATGCGTTGACAGAAGTGGCTTCCATATATCCGATAACACCATCCACGCCTATGGCAGAAGCTGTTGATGAGTGGTCTGCCCATGGCAAGAAAAACATATTCGACCAGCAGGTAAGAGTTGTTGAGATGCAGTCAGAGGCTGGAGCGGTTGCCGCCATGAGGGGTGCTCTGCAGTCCGGTGCATTGGCATCTACCTTTACATCGGCGCAGGGACTTCTTATGATGATTCCAAGTTTATATAAATTGGCCGGAGAGCTCTTGCCAGGTGTTCTGCATGTTGCCGCAAGATCAGTGGCAGCGCAGGCGCTGTCTATCTTTGGAGACCATCAGGATGTGATGGCCTGCCGGCAGACTGGAGTTGCCATGCTTGCTTCGACGAATGTGCAGGAAACGATGGATCTTGGTATTATTGCCCATTTATCGGCAATAAAGTCAAGGGTTCCCTTCATACACTTTTTTGATGGATTCAGAACGTCTCATGAATATCAAAAAATCGGTGTTGTTGACTATGAAGACATCAAAAAACTGGTGGATTATAAAGCTATTGAAGATTTCAGAAACAGGGCTTTAAATCCGGAACACCCTGTTGCAAGAGGAACTACTCAAAATCCGGATATTTATTTTCAACAAAGGGAAAGTGCGAACCCTTTTTATAATGCAATACCTGAAATTGTACAAGAATATATGGACAAACTGGGAGATATAACCGGAAGGAAATACAAGCTGTTTGAATACTATGGTGCAGATGATGCCGAATATATCATAATAGCCATGGGTTCAGCCAGTGATACCATATATGAAACAGTAGACTATTTAAATGCAAGAGGTGAAAAGGTCGGTACGGTAAGAGTTCATCTCTATAGACCGTTCTCGGAGAAGCACTTGCTCAATGTTATTCCGAAAACGGTAAAGAAAATAGCTGTGCTGGATAGGACAAAGGAACCCGGTGCTGCCG
It includes:
- a CDS encoding PepSY domain-containing protein, with amino-acid sequence MPYNPWYNRQITQQQAVQIALQRVPGQVIRVELDTENGMLVYEVKIRVVYGVYEVKVNAATGAIVDIDFDDN
- a CDS encoding manganese catalase family protein, giving the protein MFKHEKQLLHEVRVDAPNPNYAAMLQEQLGGPQGELKAAMQYLSQSLRIKDAAIKDLFLDIAAEELSHMEMIATTINLLNGHNLDAQNTTVGNIQAQVLTGLSPVLTNASGQYWTAAYVNVTGDLAADLLSNIAAEQRAKVVYEYLYRQINDKGVRETIDFLLNREEAHNTMFREAFNRIQDSGSQKDWGVTQDSKLYFDLSTPGKFFDVSNPQPPSFKNPDPNVQDSSQQH